The window CGTTCGTTATAATAAATAAACAGGCGCGATGGGTTAAAAACCGGCAGTTTTTGCCGCATCAGCTCAAACTGAAAAGCGCCGCCTATGGCATTGGCCGTGCATGACCCTAATTGGCCTTGATCATAAACAGGAGGGCATTGCAGGCGCAGGTCAACCATTGGTGGCAACGGCTTGGCTAAAGCTTCGGGTCTTACAATGGCATATCTTAAATCGCGGTGATCGGGCAGGTCGGGAGTCCAGCCGTAGTGTTGGGTTTTTTGTATCATGACAGATGGGGGCTAAGTAATTGTGAAGTAAAGCTATATGGATTCTGGTAATTATACATACGTGTTTTTACGCTATTTTAAACGTAGTGCTACTGTTTCGCTACGCTGTCATTGGTCATTGTCGCTGCGCTTGTCATTGATGGGTTTATTAAAAAAAAATAAAACAGTTGTCACACAATCAGACTTGCCCTTAATGACCAATGACCAATGACCAATGACCAATGACCAATGACCAATGACCAATTGAAAACTAAAAATTACCTTTACAACGGTAATTATCCCTAAATTACCATCGCTATTATAAAACCAATTATGGATTTGTCATTCAATATAAATGAAGATATAAACAAGCAGCTTGTTTATGAGCTTAAAACCCGGCTTAAAAAAGTTTACCTGGGCGGCGGCGAAAAAGCTGCTTTGAAACAAAAAGAAAAAGGCAAAATGCTGGCGCGCGAGCGGGTGGCCTATTTGATAGATAAAGATAAACCCTGGCTGGAGGTTGGCGCTTTTACCGCCGATGGCATGTATGCCGAGCATGGCGGCTGCCCGTCTGGCGGTGTAATTTGTGGTATCGGCTATGTATCGGGCAGGCAATGTGTAATTGTGGCCAATGATGCCACGGTGAAGGCCGGCGCCTGGTTCCCGATAACCGCCAAGAAAAATTTACGTGCCCAGGAAATAGCCATGGAAAACCGGTTGCCTATTATTTACCTGGTAGATTCGGCGGGAGTGTATTTGCCTTTGCAGGATGAGATATTCCCTGATAAAGAACATTTCGGGCGCATTTTCAGGAACAACGCCATGATGAGCAGTATGGGTATCGTTCAGATTTCGGCCATCATGGGCTCATGCGTGGCCGGTGGCGCGTACTTACCTATCATGAGCGATGAGGCTATGATTGTAGAGGGCACCGGATCGGTTTTCCTGGCAGGATCATACCTAGTAAAATCGGCCATTGGCGAGGATGTGGATAACGAAACCCTGGGCGGCGCTACCACGCATTGCGAAATTTCGGGCGTTACCGATTATAAACAACCTAACGACCAGGCCTGCCTCGATTCTATCCGTAACATTATGAGCATGGTGGGCGACTATAACAAGGCTGGGTTTGATAGGATTAAGCCTGTTGCCCCCAAATTAGACCCCAAAGATATTTACGGTATTTTGCCCGATAACCGCGAGAAGGCGTACGACATGCGCGAGATTATTTTGCGGTTATTGGACGATTCGGCTTTTGAAGAATATAAGGAAGGTTACGGTCAATCCATCATTTGCGGCCTGGGCCGGGTTGATGGCTGGGCAGTAGGCATCGTGGCTAACCAACGCAAAGTGATTAAATCGAAAAAAGGCGAAATGCAGTTTGGCGGCGTTATCTATTCCGACTCGGCCGATAAAGCAACCCGTTTTATTATGAACTGTAACCAAAAGAAAATACCACTGGTGTTTTTGCAGGATGTTACCGGTTTTATGGTAGGCAGCCGCAGCGAACAGGGAGGCATTATAAAAGATGGCGCCAAAATGGTAAACGCGGTAGCCAATTCGGTAGTGCCTAAGTTTACCATAGTTATAGGAAACTCCTATGGTGCGGGCAACTATGCCATGTGTGGCAAGGCCTATGATCCCCGGCTGATATATGCCTGGCCATCGGCAAAAATAGCCGTTATGGGCGGTGCGCAGGCAGCCAAAGTGCTGGTGCAAATGCAGTCAGCAGGGCTAAAGGCAAAAGGGGAACTGGTAGATGAGGTAAAGGAGCAGGAACTGTTAAAACAAACCACCGACAGGTATAACAGCCAAACCACGCCATACTATGCAGCAGCACGGCTTTGGGTTGATGGTATAATCGATCCGTTGGAAACGCGGAAGGTAATATCTATGGGGATAGAGGCCGCCAACCATGCACCGATCGAGCGGGCATTTAATGTGGGGGTGATACAGACGTAGTTGTGAGTTGTGAGTTGTGAGTGGGCATTATGTTAAATCGAACGAACAAAATCCAAAAAATCTGATCAATCTGCTTAATCGCGGTTCAGAAAAAATCCTGTTATGAATGCAACAATTGACGAATTAATTTTACTGGCCGGTGGAACCTTTTTGATAGTTTGGGGGATAGGGAAAATAAATGAACGTCGTAAATTACTGAAGTCCGGGCTTAAGGTTGATGGTGTAGTTTTTAAATTAGAAGAGCGCTTAAGCAGCGGAACAGACCGAATGCTTTTATACTATCCGGTAATCAGGTATGTTACTTTAGATAAAAACTGGATAACTGAAGAATACGCCGTTGGCTCTAACCCTTCGGCATATAAAGAAGGGGATGTTGTCAAAATAATATATGACCCTGCAGATTACAAGCATTTTATAATTGACAACTTTTTAAGTAAAGTTTTAGGGTGGGTACTTGCCCTGATAGGTGTGGTGATATTAGCAGGTGTACTAATTACTATATATTAAACCAATATTCTCCAAATTAACCGCCCCCGTCAGACTGTCATCCTGAGTAACCTTTATTTGCGCACAAATGATCGCATTGTAAATGACACTTTTTCAATTGATAATCAAATAGTTACAAATGTGTCAATGGCAGGTACGAAGGATCTGTTCGCGAACTTTTCCAACAGTCATGCACAGCTGATAGATCATTCGTTCCTCGGGATGCCATGTTGGGATTTACATAAACATTAGGATGAACGCTGGTCACGACTCACCCAGGCTACGCTACGCTGGCCGACCCGCTCTCCGGCTTACGCCGCATAGAGGGTAAACCCCATTTTATATTTTTGCCCCTCTATGCGCGAAGCGGAGAGAGAGGGGCAGAACGAGCATAGCGATGTTCGGGGTGAGTCGAGTCGCCGCCGTGCGAGTTACTTCACCGGCGCTGTTTCCTTTTTATATTCCTCATTTAGGCCGGCAAGTACTTCTTTGGTTACATCAAGGCTTTCGTCACCATAAAGCAAGGATGGGTTTGATTTTGAGTAAGTAAGCACAATTTTATAGCCTTTTGTTTTAGTATAAGTTTTTAAGTATGCGGTTATACGGTCGTAAAGCTTGGTGTTTTGTTCAGCTTCTTCATCCTGCAATTGCTTGCCTGTATTTTGGGACAACGCTTGTAATGCCTGTTGTTTTGCTGCCAGGCGTTTCTCTGTAGCGGTACGCTGTACCAGGCTGAGTGAAGCCGCGCTTTTTTGATAAGTGGCTACTTCCTTTTGAAATGCTGTGCCTTTTGCTGTAATTTCGGCTTGCGCCCTTTGCGAAAGGTCCTGCAATTTAAATTTTACAGCTTTATAATATTCATAATTGTTGATAAGCGAATCTGAATTAACAAAAACAACAGTATTGACTGTGCCGGTAGCGGGTGCAGTTTGCGCATTTGCGGCAAGCGAGGTTAATATAATAAAGGCTGCGATGATAGTATACTTCATAATTTATAGATTTAAAAACTGCGAAGTTACAGGTTAAAAGTAAAAGGCCTTGCCCATTCAGGAAAAAATAAATTCATTCCTCTCATTATTGTTTTGATTTTGTGCTTTATATGATAACCCTAATTCATTTTTGATAATTTGCAGAAGAAGTAAGTGGGAATATAATAGCAGTAACTGGTTCTCTTATAGCAGGGTAACCGCTTTTAAATTTTCTCGGCTACAATAGTGTTGGCGTTTACAAAATAATACACATTTAAGCTGTCTCGTATAGACTATCTGTTTGTAG is drawn from Mucilaginibacter ginsenosidivorax and contains these coding sequences:
- a CDS encoding acyl-CoA carboxylase subunit beta → MDLSFNINEDINKQLVYELKTRLKKVYLGGGEKAALKQKEKGKMLARERVAYLIDKDKPWLEVGAFTADGMYAEHGGCPSGGVICGIGYVSGRQCVIVANDATVKAGAWFPITAKKNLRAQEIAMENRLPIIYLVDSAGVYLPLQDEIFPDKEHFGRIFRNNAMMSSMGIVQISAIMGSCVAGGAYLPIMSDEAMIVEGTGSVFLAGSYLVKSAIGEDVDNETLGGATTHCEISGVTDYKQPNDQACLDSIRNIMSMVGDYNKAGFDRIKPVAPKLDPKDIYGILPDNREKAYDMREIILRLLDDSAFEEYKEGYGQSIICGLGRVDGWAVGIVANQRKVIKSKKGEMQFGGVIYSDSADKATRFIMNCNQKKIPLVFLQDVTGFMVGSRSEQGGIIKDGAKMVNAVANSVVPKFTIVIGNSYGAGNYAMCGKAYDPRLIYAWPSAKIAVMGGAQAAKVLVQMQSAGLKAKGELVDEVKEQELLKQTTDRYNSQTTPYYAAARLWVDGIIDPLETRKVISMGIEAANHAPIERAFNVGVIQT
- a CDS encoding DUF3592 domain-containing protein produces the protein MNATIDELILLAGGTFLIVWGIGKINERRKLLKSGLKVDGVVFKLEERLSSGTDRMLLYYPVIRYVTLDKNWITEEYAVGSNPSAYKEGDVVKIIYDPADYKHFIIDNFLSKVLGWVLALIGVVILAGVLITIY
- a CDS encoding OmpH family outer membrane protein — translated: MKYTIIAAFIILTSLAANAQTAPATGTVNTVVFVNSDSLINNYEYYKAVKFKLQDLSQRAQAEITAKGTAFQKEVATYQKSAASLSLVQRTATEKRLAAKQQALQALSQNTGKQLQDEEAEQNTKLYDRITAYLKTYTKTKGYKIVLTYSKSNPSLLYGDESLDVTKEVLAGLNEEYKKETAPVK